A window of Candidatus Palauibacter soopunensis contains these coding sequences:
- a CDS encoding type II toxin-antitoxin system VapC family toxin: protein MIFVDTNVFIYHVGRQHPLRREAREFIARSLARDDHLVTSAEVLQELLNFYLKGHRLSALDDAFTLAEACIDEVWAVEEADVLTARNLANNHPGLEARDLVHLASCIRREPDDLMTFDRALAAAWRSRSPGRN, encoded by the coding sequence GTGATCTTCGTCGACACGAACGTCTTCATATACCACGTCGGCCGTCAGCACCCGCTGCGTCGGGAGGCGCGCGAGTTCATCGCTAGATCATTGGCACGCGATGACCATCTCGTCACATCCGCGGAAGTGCTCCAGGAACTGCTCAACTTCTACTTGAAGGGCCACCGACTGTCCGCCCTCGACGACGCTTTCACGCTCGCGGAAGCCTGCATTGACGAAGTGTGGGCCGTGGAAGAGGCGGACGTCCTGACCGCTCGGAATCTCGCGAACAACCATCCCGGGCTGGAGGCGCGAGACCTCGTTCATCTTGCCTCCTGCATCCGGCGGGAGCCCGACGACCTCATGACGTTCGACCGGGCGCTGGCCGCGGCTTGGCGGTCGCGGTCGCCCGGAAGGAACTGA